The Lycium ferocissimum isolate CSIRO_LF1 chromosome 10, AGI_CSIRO_Lferr_CH_V1, whole genome shotgun sequence genome window below encodes:
- the LOC132032456 gene encoding calcium-dependent protein kinase 34-like produces the protein MGNCCSGGEEQPNEITNNENGQTDNPKNEEHNSSTHNLDMQGSTTPPKTTPPPTSPSPSSTKPTKQSPIGPVLGRPMEDVRTTYTIGKELGRGQFGVTHLCTHKQTGEQFACKTIAKRKLVNKEDIEDVRREVQIMHHLTGQPNIVELKGAYEDKHSVHLVMELCAGGELFDRIIAKGHYTERAAASLLRTIVQIVHTCHSMGVIHRDLKPENFLLLSKDEDAPLKATDFGLSVFYKQGDVFKDIVGSAYYIAPEVLKRRYGPEVDIWSIGVMLYILLCGVPPFWAENEHGIFNAILRGHVDFSSDPWPSVSSGAKDLVRKMLTVDPKQRLTAMQVLNHSWIKEDGEAPDTPLDNAVLHRLKQFRAMNKFKKVALRVIAGCLSEEEIMGLKQMFKNMDTDNSGTITLEELKQGLAKQGTKLSDYEIKQLMEAADADGNGTIDYEEFITATMHMNKMDREEHLYTAFQYFDKDHSGYISREELEQALREFGMDDENDLREIINEVDTDHDGRINYDEFVAMMKKGNPEAATMNPKKRRDSFVA, from the exons ATGGGGAATTGTTGCTCTGGGGGAGAAGAACAACCTAATGAAATTACCAACAATGAAAATGGACAAACCGATAACCCCAAAAATGAAGAACATAATTCATCTACTCATAATCTTGACATGCAAGGTTCCACAACACCACCAAAAACAACCCCTCCTCCTACATCCCCTAGCCCTTCttcaacaaaaccaacaaaacAATCACCAATAGGGCCAGTATTAGGCAGACCAATGGAAGATGTTAGAACAACATATACCATAGGAAAAGAACTTGGTAGGGGACAATTTGGTGTAACACATTTGTGTACACACAAACAAACAGGAGAGCAATTTGCATGCAAAACAATAGCCAAGAGAAAATTGGTAAACAAAGAAGACATTGAAGATGTTAGAAGGGAAGTACAAATAATGCACCATTTAACAGGACAACCAAATATTGTGGAACTTAAAGGTGCTTATGAGGACAAACATTCCGTACATTTGGTCATGGAGTTATGTGCTGGAGGTGAACTTTTCGATCGAATTATTGCTAAAGGGCATTATACAGAACGTGCAGCAGCTTCATTGTTAAGAACAATTGTGCAAATTGTTCATACTTGTCATTCCATGGGAGTCATTCATAGAGATCTTAAGCCTGAAAATTTTCTACTTCTCAGTAAGGATGAGGATGCACCTCTTAAGGCTACAGATTTTGGTCTTTCCGTATTCTATAAGCAAG GAGATGTATTTAAGGACATTGTGGGAAGTGCATATTACATTGCACCTGAAGTACTGAAAAGAAGATATGGACCAGAAGTTGATATATGGAGTATTGGTGTCATGTTATATATTCTTCTCTGTGGAGTTCCTCCTTTTTGGGCAG aaaACGAACATGGAATTTTCAATGCAATACTGCGTGGACATGTTGATTTTTCAAGTGATCCATGGCCTTCAGTTTCCAGTGGAGCAAAGGACCTTGTCAGAAAGATGTTGACCGTTGACCCCAAGCAAAGGTTAACAGCTATGCAAGTCCTGA ATCATTCATGGATCAAGGAGGATGGAGAAGCACCAGATACTCCTCTTGACAATGCTGTGTTACATAGGCTCAAACAATTCAGAGCAATGaacaagttcaagaaagttGCTCTTCGG GTTATTGCAGGATGTCTCTCTGAAGAAGAAATTATGGGATTGAAGCAGATGTTCAAAAATATGGATACTGACAACAGTGGAACAATAACACTTGAGGAGCTGAAGCAAGGGCTGGCCAAACAAGGGACAAAATTATCTGATTATGAGATTAAACAGTTAATGGAAGCT GCTGATGCTGATGGAAATGGAACCATAGACTATGAAGAGTTCATCACAGCTACAATGCACATGAACAAAATGGATAGAGAAGAACATCTTTACACAGCATTCCAATATTTTGATAAGGATCACAGCGG aTATATATCAAGAGAAGAGTTAGAGCAAGCTCTGCGAGAATTTGGCATGGACGATGAAAATGATTTGAGGGAAATCATTAATGAAGTCGATACTGATCAT GATGGTCGGATCAACTATGATGAATTTGTAGCAATGATGAAGAAAGGAAATCCAGAGGCAGCAACAATGAacccaaagaaaagaagggattCATTTGTAGCATAA
- the LOC132035094 gene encoding mannan endo-1,4-beta-mannosidase 4-like, producing MLMKNSFIFILLAILILSLDGFSKPIRAASNPSFVYTDGTHFGLNGKPFYMNGFNAYWLMYMASDPSTRNKVTTVFQQASRYKMNVARIWAFTDGGSRPLQSAPGVYSEQIFQGLDFVISEAKKYGIHLILALVNNWEALGGKKQYVAWARQRGQQLKSDDDFFTNPMVKWFYKNHVKVVLTRVNTITKVAYKDDPTILAFELMNEPRCQSDLSGKTIQNWITEMAAHFKSIDKNHLLEIGLEGFYGHNKKQYNPNSFEIGTDFISNNQIRGIDFTTIHIYPEQWLPGSTPEAQDKWASQWIQDHINDSKLLRKPLLIAEFGKSSNTSGFTIAMRDNYFGKIYGNIFNCAKIGGPCGGGLFWQLMDQGMNSFGDGYEVVLQVSPSTDRVILLQSLRLDKLKL from the exons ATGTTGATGAAAAACTCATTCATCTTCATTTTGTTAGCTATTTTGATATTATCCCTAGATGGATTTAGCAAGCCTATTAGAGCAGCTTCAAATCCTAGTTTTGTTTATACAGATGGAACTCATTTTGGATTAAATGGAAAGCCATTTTATATGAATGGTTTTAATGCTTATTGGCTAATGTATATGGCTTCTGATCCATCAACAAGGAATAAAGTTACAACCGTATTTCAACAAGCTTCTAGATATAAGATGAATGTTGCTAGAATTTGGGCATTTACTGATGGCGGTTCTAGACCCTTACAGTCTGCACCTGGTGTTTACAGCGAGCAAATATTTCAG GGATTGGATTTTGTGATATCAGAAGCCAAGAAATATGGAATTCACTTAATTCTTGCATTAGTTAACAATTGGGAAGCTTTAGGAGGAAAGAAACAATATGTAGCATGGGCAAGGCAAAGAGGACAGCAATTAAAAAGTGATGATGACTTCTTCACTAATCCTATGGTAAAATGGTTTTATAAAAATCATGTCAAG GTTGTGCTTACAAGAGTAAACACAATAACCAAAGTGGCATATAAAGATGATCCAACAATTCTTGCATTTGAGCTAATGAATGAGCCTCGTTGCCAATCCGACCTCTCTGGAAAAACAATACAG AACTGGATCACAGAAATGGCAGCACATTTTAAATCAATAGATAAAAATCATCTCTTGGAGATTGGACTTGAAGGATTTTATGGGCATAACAAGAAACAATACAACCCTAATTCTTTTGAAATTGGGACTGATTTCATCTCCAACAATCAAATAAGGGGAATTGATTTTACCACAATCCATATATACCCTGAGCAATG GTTACCAGGTTCAACTCCAGAGGCCCAAGATAAATGGGCTTCACAATGGATCCAAGACCATATAAATGACTCCAAATTGTTGAGAAAACCTTTACTTATTGCAGAATTTGGCAAGTCTTCAAATACCTCAGGATTCACAATTGCAATGAGGGacaattattttggaaaaatatatgGAAACATTTTTAATTGTGCCAAAATTGGTGGCCCTTGTGGTGGTGGGCTATTTTGGCAATTAATGGACCAAGGAATGAATAGTTTTGGTGATGGTTATGAAGTGGTCTTGCAAGTAAGCCCGTCAACTGATAGAGTCATACTCTTACAATCTCTCAGGCTCGATAAATTAAAGTTATAA